The region CTCCTCGCCGGCCGCGGCCTGCTCGGCTTCTTCGAGGCGGCCCACTGGCCCTGTGCCCTGAAGACGACGCAGGCGCTGCTCTCGTCGCGCGGCCGGACGCTCGGCAACGGGATCCTCCAGAGCGGCACGTCGGTCGGCTCGATCCTCACGCCGCTGGTGATGTGGCTGCTGATCGTGCGCCTCGGGCACTCGTGGCGGCTCGCGTTCCAGATCGTCGGCCTCGTCGGCACGGCGTGGATCGTGGCCTGGCTGGCGATCACGCACGAGAGCGATTTCCACCTCCGGGCCGCCGCTCCCGGTGACGTCGCCGGCGACGAGCGCGACGGCCTGGTGCGAAAGATCGTCGCCGTTCTCGTCGTCGTGACGATCATCAACACCGTCTGGCAGATCCTCCGCGCCTGGGTGCCGAAGATCCTCCAGCAGGAGCATGGCTACGGCGAGGAGTTCACACTCTGGTTCACCGCCGGCTGGTTCGCGATCTCCGACGTCGGCTGTATCGCCGCCGGGTACCTCGCCTGGCGGCTGGCGGGAGCCGGGTGGAGCGTGAAGCGGTCGCGCGTCGCCACGTTCGCGGCGTGCTGCATCCCCTGCGTGGGGCTGGTGGCGATGCCGTGGCTCGCGGCCGGGCCGTTGCTGCTGGCCGTCGTCCTCGTCGCCGGGGCCGGTGCACTGGGGATGTTTCCGATCTACTACTCGTTCACGCAGGACATCTCGCGCCGCCACCAGGGGCTCGTCACCGGCGTGGCGAGCTTCGTCGCCTGGGTCGCCTCGGCCTGGTTCCAGAAGCCGTTCGGACGGCTTGCCGACCAGACCGGATCGTTCTCCGTCGGCCTGGCCGCGGCCGGCGCCGTGACACTCGTGGCACTCGCCGCCTGGGCCGTGCTCTGGCCGGAAGAACGCCGGCGCTTCCCCCACGATCCCTGACGCACGGCGCCTGAGCCGGTGCGTCTCATCGCTCCTTGGAGGTGTTCCGATGACGTCCATCCGCTCCGTCAGACCCTCGCGGCGCCACATCCTCGCCGGCGGCGCCGCCGCGCTCGTCGGGCTGCCTGCCGCGGCGCGGGGTGCCGAGCGGCGCCCCCGGATCGCGTTTCTCGGCACGGTCGTCCACGAGCATTCCCACTCGCAGCATTTCCTCGACCGGCTCGCGATCGGCCACGCCTGGCGCGGCGCCTGGCACGAGCCGCGCGTCGAGATCGCGGGCCTGTACGTCGACCAATTTCCCGACTGGCCGCGGAAGGATCTCGCGCGCTCGCGGGCCGAGAAATACGGCCTCACGCTCGCGCCGAGCGTCGAGCAGGCGCTCACGCTGGGCACCGGGAAGCTGGCGGTCGACGGCGTGGTGATCATCGCCGAGCACGGCGAGTATCCGCGGACCGCCACGGGGCAGACACGCTACCCGCGCTACCGCTGGTTCAAGGAGTGCGTCCGGGCGTTCGAGGCGGCGGGGCGGGCGGTGCCGGTGTTCATGGACAAGCACCTCTCGACCACGTGGCCGGAGTGCCGGGAGATGGTGGACGACGCCCGGCGCCTCGGCTTCCCGCT is a window of Planctomycetota bacterium DNA encoding:
- a CDS encoding MFS transporter; translated protein: MLPGGANPAAPLDRRVAAIALLLLAASAINYMDRQTLANVAVRVTNEFSLSNEHYGRLEEWFGYGFAAGSLLFGVLADRTSVRWLYPGALAAWSLVGFLTGYADDFQSLLAGRGLLGFFEAAHWPCALKTTQALLSSRGRTLGNGILQSGTSVGSILTPLVMWLLIVRLGHSWRLAFQIVGLVGTAWIVAWLAITHESDFHLRAAAPGDVAGDERDGLVRKIVAVLVVVTIINTVWQILRAWVPKILQQEHGYGEEFTLWFTAGWFAISDVGCIAAGYLAWRLAGAGWSVKRSRVATFAACCIPCVGLVAMPWLAAGPLLLAVVLVAGAGALGMFPIYYSFTQDISRRHQGLVTGVASFVAWVASAWFQKPFGRLADQTGSFSVGLAAAGAVTLVALAAWAVLWPEERRRFPHDP